From a region of the Torulaspora globosa chromosome 7, complete sequence genome:
- the BUD22 gene encoding Bud22p (ancestral locus Anc_2.561): protein MPKDNLLFKLDNLEYQYHYANGDLSSFRPRLGGIAKLYNAKGKKSSKRVTKLLSNINLEQVAQQLDALRLQIFNNKVYYLEKNLRSLLVKNLNQYRPKKNAKNDFTPLIAKIRDEYGIEHFAELVCKSKTIKVSIAKVVPSKKVSVPNWFANHEFWKVHNDKKNAFNPSRVWNEVLMPNKFDQLVSTTMNNEKCRTLFSSFDSGMNVFLGINRQMESKKEDNSVEKDQEVVTDASETTDTQGENEDPGDVVELGEDLLKQYDGLLGDSDEEEDDFEAATLNPDVNYNEMTDEEPDHEDDDADIEAEGGVFDSDNESDQNRGRARLPELMAGYYSGGDSDEDDDRVDDKVAREQISTKEKRKNRRGQRARRKIWEKKYGRQAKHIQREIEKEHQERKRRLEEYEERVAKRAAKAKKLETQTAEPTHVNQTKAIREREKTEHPSWIAKREAEQKLKNTKFQGRKITFD from the coding sequence ATGCCAAAAGATAATCTGCTTTTCAAGCTTGATAACCTGGAATATCAATATCATTATGCCAATGGCGATCTATCCAGCTTCCGGCCCAGATTAGGCGGGATAGCAAAGTTGTACAATGCTAAGGGAAAGAAAAGTTCGAAAAGAGTCACCAAATTACTCTCTAACATAAACTTAGAGCAGGTGGCTCAGCAACTGGATGCACTGCGCTTGCAAATCTTCAATAATAAGGTTTATTATCTGGAAAAAAATTTAAGATCCCTTCTTGTGAAGAATTTAAACCAATACCGCCCCAAGAAAAATGCTAAGAACGATTTTACACCTCTTATTGCGAAAATACGAGACGAATACGGGATTGAGCATTTTGCTGAACTTGTTTGCAAATCCAAGACAATAAAAGTCTCAATTGCGAAGGTGGTTCCTTCGAAGAAGGTTTCTGTGCCCAACTGGTTTGCCAATCATGAGTTTTGGAAGGTCCACAACGATAAAAAAAATGCATTCAATCCCAGCAGAGTATGGAACGAGGTACTGATGCCAAACAAATTTGACCAGCTAGTGAGCACTACCATGAATAATGAGAAGTGTCGAACgctcttttcatcttttgaTTCTGGAATGAAcgtatttcttggcattaACCGACAAATGGAGTCTAAGAAGGAGGACAACAGCGTAGAGAAGGACCAAGAGGTCGTTACTGATGCGAGCGAAACAACCGATACGCAAGGCGAAAATGAAGACCCTGGCGATGTTGTTGAACTCGGTGAAGATTTGTTGAAGCAATACGATGGATTGCTGGGCGactcagatgaagaagaggatgatTTCGAAGCCGCCACATTAAATCCTGACGTTAATTACAATGAGATGACGGATGAAGAACCAGATCACGAGGACGACGATGCTGACATCGAAGCTGAGGGCGGCGTCTTCGACAGCGATAATGAATCAGATCAGAATAGAGGCAGGGCCAGATTGCCAGAGCTAATGGCTGGTTATTACAGTGGCGGCGACtcagatgaggatgatgacCGAGTTGATGACAAAGTGGCAAGAGAGCAGATCTcaacaaaggaaaagaggaaaaataGGCGTGGTCAACGTGCTAGAAGAAAGATCTGGGAAAAGAAGTATGGCAGACAAGCGAAACATATTCAAAGAGAAATCGAAAAGGAACatcaagagagaaagaggcGACTGGAGGAATATGAAGAAAGAGTAGCAAAACGTGCTGCTaaagccaagaagctggaaaCCCAGACGGCAGAACCCACTCATGTGAACCAGACCAAAGCAATTCGTGAGAGAGAAAAGACTGAACATCCATCCTGGATTGCTAAACGAGAGGCAGagcagaaattgaagaacaCCAAATTCCAGGGAAGGAAAATTACGTTCGATTAA
- the SEC59 gene encoding dolichol kinase (ancestral locus Anc_2.560) produces MGDNHAGGMTVSTAPVEETKAKSAAAGKVQGDSSKPDNPFKPEKIMQLAILGITLHLVWNKLYYSDGEYRVLFHNGLIVAVAVLAGAFSTYRHGEANSSLLPKFEIIYLVYLTFMMVILFDRAHASVNFGLVLNCINMPEAFKLGAQAIFVLLNESPAELDEKLRHLLAICLNYALYTILANISQLKSLDAIDCNLFSILLTNVLFIHEPVESIYFQVLRGTMWAFLTIVGVNYTIDLILAPLLNTYVKSAVLFSIFIIGFPALVRKLLTIDNHDSLEWLISYITTSYTRQRILTIWLASLLTLIPNVLIFKSSFTLNSSRKIWHFLVLILIAKPFEIDPNFVKISLAGSIVLFLSVEYLRYLKLEPIGGYLDSKLRLFADYRDDKGPIIVSYIYLILGIATPLLINNSPVGLISLGVGDSLASIVGSKWGRKVWPGTNKTLEGTAAFIVSTVATAAIFKRYLGYFKHISLTNLSVICTLCGLLEGNSSLNDNILIPAFMLITEELFTD; encoded by the coding sequence ATGGGTGATAATCATGCTGGCGGTATGACAGTGAGTACAGCACCAGTGGAGGAGACAAAGGCGAAATCTGCGGCTGCTGGAAAGGTCCAGGGTGATTCTTCGAAGCCGGATAATCCGTTCAAACCTGAGAAGATAATGCAGCTGGCCATATTGGGGATTACTCTCCATTTGGTATGGAATAAACTATACTACTCTGATGGAGAATACCGAGTGCTGTTTCATAACGGTCTGATCGTGGCTGTTGCAGTGCTTGCTGGAGCCTTTTCTACGTACAGGCACGGGGAGGCCAATTCTTCATTATTGCCGAAGTTCGAAATAATATATCTGGTCTACTTAACATTTATGATGGTCATATTGTTTGATAGAGCACATGCCAGTGTTAATTTTGGCTTGGTTCTGAATTGTATCAATATGCCAGAGGCATTCAAACTTGGTGCGCAGGCAATTTTTGTTCTACTGAACGAATCACCAGCAGAATTGGATGAGAAACTTCGACACTTGCTTGCTATTTGCCTGAACTATGCCCTTTATACAATACTGGCTAACATCAGTCAACTGAAGAGTTTGGATGCAATCGATTGCAACTTATTCAGCATTCTATTAACCAATGTTCTGTTCATACATGAGCCCGTCGAATCTATCTATTTCCAGGTATTGAGGGGCACCATGTGGGCTTTTTTAACCATAGTGGGAGTTAATTACACCATTGATTTGATTCTAGCGCCCTTACTGAATACCTACGTGAAATCTGCGGTGCTCTTCAGTATTTTTATTATTGGATTTCCCGCTTTGGTTAGAAAGCTGTTGACAATCGATAATCATGATTCACTTGAGTGGTTGATCAGTTATATCACTACATCTTATACGCGTCAGCGCATTTTGACCATTTGGCTAGCATCGTTGCTGACTTTGATACCCAATgttttgatcttcaaatccagTTTCACTCtaaattcatcaagaaagatATGGCATTTCTTGGTACTTATTTTAATCGCCAAACCATTCGAAATTGATCCAAACTTCGTGAAAATATCACTGGCAGGATCCATTGTGCTTTTCCTGAGTGTGGAGTATTTGAGATATCTCAAGCTGGAACCCATAGGTGGGTATCTCGACTCTAAATTGAGGCTTTTTGCAGATTACCGTGATGATAAAGGACCCATAATAGTCTCATACATCTATTTGATTTTGGGGATTGCCACACCCTTGTTGATCAATAACTCGCCCGTTGGACTGATTAGCCTTGGGGTGGGCGATTCTTTGGCGTCCATTGTTGGCAGCAAATGGGGAAGGAAGGTCTGGCCCGGAACAAACAAGACACTTGAAGGCACTGCTGCTTTTATTGTTAGTACCGTAGCGACAGCCGCGATTTTCAAACGCTATCTGGGTTACTTCAAACATATATCGCTGACCAATTTAAGTGTCATTTGCACCTTGTGCGGTTTGCTTGAAGGGAATAGCTCTCTGAATGACAACATTTTAATCCCTGCTTTCATGCTGATTACGGAAGAGCTTTTTACTGATTGA
- the CLU1 gene encoding translation initiation factor 3 subunit CLU1 (ancestral locus Anc_2.559) — MTAEETAKDQEVKLYIKLPCSSTSGSRKNQQESNQLELLFTKDAKVQHVLDVIAVTQATKFLTNVDLVAGKTVLKDNTTLAEIAGNEKTVKLQLQNRPYTTRDALKHILTLREYLGFTPETSDGLSEFATSAASKFFELPLSAVKEKSKQEESEAADGDAESSKKLELNVTDEEKAQFVKLVHEIFGSISSSSACEVNASQSSIITPCLRSLCLSAYNPVPAFYRTKGHLLYLQAVTLEGETLQITCIPSGFYVNKSTNSKFDPSPRTAEDGSFIATQHSLYDLLCLSSKKLSSRVSAFERKVNHIDTAAYVKPVNTLLHKPWIVSTASADNGDYIRLQLDSLKFDSERNFNDEFQAIKDLPIQNIQSRMDSERLLSKIVHEFSVAATRGAMSIFYHDLISMNPEAPAEEQIYLKEGIFYSFVTDVSGNYMEKGGNDAARAASNQDLRTINLLNRLNTQDLRYLLTAIIDFGGNRILAQTPVPGLLSTMGTQVIRDPETGKEVIEDLPNEIAVSYGFDEAANRVVGSEKFDAIIQKEFSKVFHLTPHKVDGAQISFSSQSKGIVGFDKRHYILDLANTYPLDIKFVRECFDNANAEKRYPHRQTLLRPELVEKWWHHKREAEGLDYKTAYEDGKFSFNPDAYHVEGVEDPVVDEISDYLHDVVLPSLVQDYAAGNVAAPYNGEHVVDTLHINGINVRYLGKVIHLAKDILAKQSQEYEERLKSIAEGNKEHEEWERNYLLKVEKLIKERQEKINKYVQDGKEVPKELTENIKLDDSEIRKPTKEEPFIINRDELLPLIHVCEIEIFARATKHVLRKYSKDLPVFAISALVCFVFNLLFGAEFNDSPHAEDVDCYRAEDFKFSSLTRSSLLSEIFEQAFLRFRYELPEDWMDQHKKAPLFLMRAICYKFGIQIINRRYFFNKEEFENFKQSQDKKTRNKLITPMNTFSIDDFIIIPRVKSTEYNSLVSDELWAEGAATIKDDQSLALKFLSQAISVKEDVSTVLHQSVAEKYLSLSTIYNNIGKVPEAVAFARKSCIIYERVCGIDSFEMLRALSNLAILELSGGSPLNAAVVYKRIVETVQSFDLTAAHHPIVVSALNHLEQMALGMRDPKLAIEILKKLSELIVALDGNESLAFGYVESRVGNLYATLDDMPRALEHISSTKDIFVRELGLNHELSAQAKQWNEGLTNLIKNKQQQKMLQKQKAAANESDFKKQSKAKKDQAVPEIANKSVDELLDFIEGSSDVTSSKSKSRKKGKNKKK; from the coding sequence ATGACGGCAGAAGAGACCGCTAAAGACCAAGAGGTAAAGCTCTATATCAAGCTACCTTGTTCCAGTACAAGTGGTTCCAGGAAAAACCAGCAGGAAAGCAATCAGCTGGAGTTGCTGTTTACTAAAGACGCAAAGGTTCAACATGTTCTCGATGTCATTGCAGTCACCCAGGCAACAAAATTTCTGACAAATGTGGACTTAGTTGCTGGTAAAACGGTACTAAAAGATAATACAACGTTGGCTGAAATTGCAGGCAATGAAAAAACTGTTAAgctccagcttcagaaCAGGCCCTACACAACTAGagatgctttgaagcatATCTTGACGTTGCGCGAGTATTTGGGATTCACGCCAGAAACGTCTGATGGGTTATCAGAATTTGCCACTTCTGCAGCCTCCAAGTTTTTTGAATTGCCTTTGTCAGCTGTTAAGGAGAAGTCCAAGCAAGAGGAATCTGAAGCGGCGGATGGGGACGCGgagtcttcaaagaaattGGAGCTTAATGTcactgatgaagagaaggcCCAGTTCGTGAAGCTGGTTCACGAGATTTTCGGCTCAATAAGcagctcttctgcttgtGAAGTGAATGCATCTCAGTCCAGCATCATTACACCGTGTCTGCGCTCGTTATGTTTATCGGCTTATAACCCAGTGCCTGCATTTTACAGAACAAAAGGTCATTTGTTGTACTTGCAAGCAGTTACTCTCGAAGGAGAAACTCTGCAAATTACGTGTATCCCGTCGGGATTTTACGTTAACAAATCAACAAATTCAAAGTTTGATCCTTCGCCAAGAACTGCGGAAGATGGTTCGTTTATTGCCACTCAGCATTCCCTATATGATTTACTATGTTTGAGTTCGAAGAAGTTGTCCTCTCGTGTCTCCGCATTCGAGAGGAAAGTAAATCACATCGATACCGCTGCATATGTGAAACCGGTGAACACTTTGTTACACAAGCCATGGATAGTTTCAACAGCGTCGGCTGATAACGGCGACTATATTAGGTTGCAGCTAGATTCATTGAAATTCGACTCAGAGAGAAATTTTAACGACGAATTCCAGGCGATAAAAGATTTACCTATACAAAACATCCAATCCCGTATGGATTCTGAGCGACTCTTGAGCAAGATTGTGCATGAATTCTCGGTTGCCGCTACCAGAGGTGCAATGTCCATTTTCTACCATGATCTTATTAGCATGAATCCTGAGGCACCCGCTGAGGAACAAATTTACTTGAAAGAAGGTATCTTCTATTCTTTTGTAACTGATGTTAGCGGCAACTATATGGAGAAAGGTGGCAATGATGCTGCTCGCGCCGCTTCAAACCAGGATCTGCGTACTATCAATCTTTTGAACCGCTTAAATACGCAGGATCTTCGTTATCTATTGACTGCGATTATCGACTTTGGTGGCAACAGGATATTGGCTCAAACACCGGTGCCTGGTTTGTTGAGTACTATGGGTACCCAGGTCATTAGAGACCCGGAAACAGGAAAGGAGGTTATTGAAGATTTACCTAATGAGATTGCTGTTTCTTATggttttgatgaagccgCAAACAGAGTTGTAGGTAGCGAAAAATTCGATGCAATTATCCAGAAGGAGTTCAGCAAAGTCTTCCATCTCACACCCCATAAAGTAGACGGCGCTCAAATATCGTTTTCGTCACAGTCCAAGGGCATAGTTGGCTTTGACAAGAGGCATTATATCCTGGACTTGGCTAATACCTATCCTTTGGATATCAAGTTTGTTCGAGAGTGTTTTGATAACGCTAACGCAGAGAAACGCTATCCGCATAGGCAGACCTTGCTACGCCCAGAGCtagttgaaaaatggtggCACCACAAAAGGGAGGCGGAGGGCCTTGATTACAAAACAGCTTACGAAGACGGCAAGTTCAGTTTCAATCCGGATGCCTACCACGTTGAAGGAGTTGAAGATCCAGTTGTTGATGAGATATCTGATTACCTTCATGACGTTGTTTTACCCAGCCTTGTACAAGATTATGCGGCTGGAAATGTTGCTGCACCCTATAATGGTGAGCATGTTGTTGATACCTTGCACATCAATGGTATCAACGTCCGCTACCTGGGCAAAGTTATTCACTTGGCCAAGGATATCTTGGCTAAGCAGAGTCAAGAGTACGAGGAGAGACTGAAATCAATAGCTGAGGGGAACAAAGAGCATGAGGAATGGGAAAGGAACTATCTACTGAAGGTTGAGAAATTGATTAAAGAAAGGCAGGAGAAGATCAATAAATACGTGCAGGACGGGAAGGAGGTTCCAAAGGAACTCACTGAAAACATAAAGCTGGATGACAGCGAAATCAGAAAGCCAACCAAGGAAGAACCATTTATCATTAACAGAGATGAATTACTTCCTTTGATCCATGTTTGTGAGATTGAGATTTTCGCAAGGGCCACGAAACATGTATTGAGAAAGTACAGTAAGGATCTTCCCGTTTTTGCCATTTCCGCCCTTGTCTGTTTCGTGTTCAATTTGCTGTTCGGTGCCGAATTTAATGACAGTCCTCATGCTGAAGATGTCGATTGCTATCGCGCTGAAGACTTCAAATTTAGTTCTTTAACGCGCAGCTCCCTGTTGAGTGAGATATTTGAGCAAGCCTTTTTACGCTTCCGTTATGAACTTCCAGAAGATTGGATGGATCAACATAAAAAGGCTCCGCTTTTCTTAATGAGGGCAATCTGCTATAAGTTTGGCATTCAAATTATAAACAGGCgttatttcttcaataaaGAAGAATTCGAAAACTTCAAACAATCTCAAGATAAGAAGACCAGAAACAAGCTCATCACACCTATGAATACCTTCTCTATCGACGACTTTATCATTATTCCTCGTGTTAAAAGCACAGAGTATAATTCTCTGGTTAGTGACGAATTATGGGCTGAAGGAGCCGCAACCATAAAAGATGATCAATCCCtagctttgaaattccTCTCCCAAGCTATCAGCGTTAAAGAGGATGTATCGACCGTATTACACCAATCTGTTGCCGAAAAATACTTATCTCTATCGACCATTTACAATAATATTGGTAAAGTTCCTGAGGCAGTTGCGTTTGCCCGGAAGTCGTGCATTATTTATGAAAGAGTGTGTGGTATTGATTCCTTTGAAATGTTGCGCGCTCTTTCCAACTTAGCAATTTTGGAGCTTTCTGGCGGAAGTCCTTTGAACGCTGCAGTCGTCTATAAAAGAATCGTTGAGACTGTTCAAAGTTTTGATTTAACCGCCGCCCACCACCCTATCGTGGTCAGCGCATTGAATCACCTGGAGCAAATGGCCCTAGGCATGCGTGATCCTAAACTAGCAATCGAAATTCTCAAGAAACTCAGCGAATTGATAGTTGCTTTGGACGGAAATGAATCTTTGGCCTTCGGTTATGTTGAATCGCGTGTTGGAAATCTTTATGCAACATTGGACGATATGCCTCGGGCCTTGGAACATATCTCGTCAACAAAGGACATTTTCGTCAGAGAGCTCGGTCTTAACCATGAGTTGTCAGCTCAAGCTAAGCAATGGAACGAAGGCTTGACCAACTTGATCAAAAacaaacagcagcagaagatgcttcagaagcagaaagCGGCAGCGAATGAGTCtgatttcaagaaacaatCAAAAGCTAAGAAGGATCAGGCCGTTCCAGAAATAGCCAATAAATCCGTTGACGAATTGTTGGACTTTATTGAGGGTTCTAGCGACGTTACGTCTTCAAAGTcgaagagcagaaagaagggcaagaacaagaagaaatga
- the VPS24 gene encoding ESCRT-III subunit protein VPS24 (ancestral locus Anc_2.558) produces MDYVRKAIWGPDPKEQHKIIKSTLRRNGRSIDKSLRDLSILQNKTQQLIKRAAKKNDVKTVRLYAKELHAINKQYSRMYTSKAQLESVGMKIEEAFRMRTLSNQMADSTGLMREVNSLVRLPQLQGTMIELEKELMKAGIISEMVDDTMEAVQDQDEELDEEVEKEVNRIVEQYTTQKFEKVDHVPIAEPPSIEKEEEVPEDKIDEEADNMLSEMRERLKALQS; encoded by the coding sequence ATGGATTACGTTAGGAAAGCTATATGGGGGCCCGATCCAAAGGAGCAGCATAAGATAATTAAATCAACATTAAGGAGAAACGGTCGGAGTATAGATAAGTCGCTACGAGATCTTTCAATACTTCAGAATAAGACTCAACAGCTGATCAAGCGGgctgcaaagaagaacgaTGTCAAGACCGTTAGGCTGTATGCGAAGGAGCTTCACGCAATCAACAAGCAGTACAGTAGGATGTACACCTCCAAGGCACAACTGGAGTCAGTAGGGAtgaagattgaagaagcattcCGAATGAGAACATTATCGAACCAGATGGCAGACAGTACAGGGCTGATGCGAGAGGTGAACTCTCTTGTTAGGCTGCCTCAGTTGCAGGGAACAATGATcgagctggagaaggaaCTGATGAAGGCGGGAATCATAAGCGAGATGGTTGACGATACAATGGAAGCTGTACAAGATCAGGAcgaagagcttgatgagGAGGTTGAAAAGGAGGTTAACAGAATAGTAGAACAATACACCACTCAGAAATTCGAGAAAGTCGACCATGTTCCCATTGCCGAGCCGCCATCTAttgagaaggaagaggaggTTCCGGAAGACAAgatcgacgaagaagctgataaCATGCTGAGCGAAATGCGGGAAAGATTGAAGGCTCTGCAAAGTTGA
- the OPI1 gene encoding transcriptional regulator OPI1 (ancestral locus Anc_2.557): protein MKRGTGSSLSGRLQLSEEDVQAAEALDVLRNSHGQREHLMINVQGDRVDDKTGVPLQQSSDSLLDRVRRNSVISNVVSLYEMKSKKRTASAVSNNTEDSAKSGSDDRSSDRDDCNAFVEDEQSRKESAVSKRQKITDVIAKSKGNLKEYQLNMSIESKKRLIACLHLLKLANKQLTDRVSVLQEQVERERKNKKTNKRMKCEIQEGDAEENGDNDDDESEDEYFDAAESVDEQSKVIKMEVVGTVKKVYSLISKFAGNSLPEPARSQVRQTLLNLPTNWTISVNKSSLSRKAHRSQKHLSANGKILILAEESLNVVRNVMQVVDCSLGRAEEWVKQKQEVKELLKERFLQQQLKMQIREQIEKERQEKQA from the coding sequence CATGGGCAAAGAGAACATCTCATGATCAATGTGCAAGGAGATCGAGTTGATGATAAGACGGGAGTACCTTTGCAACAAAGTAGCGACTCGTTGTTGGATAGAGTTCGGAGGAACTCTGTGATCAGCAACGTTGTGTCGCTCTATGAGATGAAAAGTAAGAAGAGGACGGCTTCTGCTGTAAGCAACAATACTGAGGACAGTGCGAAGTCCGGCAGCGACGATAGAAGCTCGGATAGGGACGATTGTAATGCGTTTGTCGAAGACGAACAATCGCGCAAAGAGTCGGCAGTCTCCAAGAGACAAAAGATCACCGATGTGATTGCCAAGAGTAAAGGTAATCTGAAGGAGTATCAGCTTAATATGTCGATTGAATCGAAGAAACGTCTGATTGCGTGTTTGCATTTATTGAAACTGGCTAACAAGCAGCTAACCGATAGAGTGTCAGTGTTGCAGGAACAAGtagaaagagaaaggaagaacaagaagaccAACAAGCGAATGAAGTGTGAAATTCAGGAGGGCGACGCGGAAGAGAATGGCGATaacgacgacgatgaaagCGAAGATGAGTATTTTGATGCTGCGGAATCCGTCGACGAGCAATCTAAAGTGATCAAAATGGAAGTCGTAGGGACGGTCAAGAAAGTTTATTCGCTTATATCAAAGTTTGCTGGTAACTCGCTTCCCGAACCAGCACGGTCACAAGTACGCCAGActttgctcaatcttcCAACCAACTGGACGATAAGCGTGAATAAATCATCCTTGTCTCGCAAGGCTCATCGAAGTCAGAAACATCTGAGCGCAAATGGAAAAATTCTCATCTTGGCTGAGGAGTCCTTGAACGTGGTAAGGAATGTCATGCAAGTCGTCGACTGCAGCCTCGGTAGAGCGGAAGAGTGGGTAAAAcagaaacaagaagtaaaagagctgctgaaggaaAGgttcctgcagcagcagctcaagatGCAAATTAGGGAGCAAATAGAGAAGGAGAGACAGGAAAAACAAGCATAA